Proteins encoded in a region of the Cytophagia bacterium CHB2 genome:
- a CDS encoding twin-arginine translocase TatA/TatE family subunit, with protein MPGPQELIVILIIVLVLFGAKKLPELARGLGQGIREFKKAASSSDEQEKIEPPKQQVNNN; from the coding sequence ATGCCTGGCCCACAAGAATTAATCGTCATCCTCATCATCGTGCTCGTGCTGTTTGGCGCGAAAAAACTGCCGGAACTCGCCCGCGGCCTTGGCCAGGGCATCCGCGAATTCAAAAAAGCGGCCAGCAGCTCCGACGAGCAGGAAAAAATCGAGCCGCCGAAACAGCAAGTCAATAATAATTGA